In Acidobacteriota bacterium, one DNA window encodes the following:
- a CDS encoding PQQ-binding-like beta-propeller repeat protein: MLLGKTILSLLLFTCAAIASDWTRFRGPNGTGVAEEGPLPVDFGPGSNVIWETTLPPGKSSPILTDSRIFLTAHHGDNLLTIALDRSTGQEVWRRAAPSRRVERMHRLNDEAAPTPVTDGTNVYAFFGGYGLVAYGPDGTELWTLPMGPFSNFHGMGSSPILVDGKLVQVCDQDLDAFVIAVDPSDGKILWKQARPDFVHSFSTPVVRERGQGRPEIIVPGSYRMTGYATDGRELWRLDGLTYQVKSVPVVAGDRLYFNGWAPGGEPDVRLELPPFEEMADRFDTNGDSELTKQEIPSEWLPRGWEMHDRNKNGTMDARDWAHYRARRISENGCMAIRLGGRGNVTKSHLLWRHQKSLPDVASPILYRGVLYLVRNGGIVTALDPDSGKVLKQGRLQEALDGFYASPVAGDGKIYMVSDAGKAVVLEPGRDWKVLQTNDLNEDVYATPAITGGRLFIRTQSRLYCFGARDEIARGGRGDSLVPHSPRSDPR, from the coding sequence ATGCTGTTGGGCAAGACGATCCTCTCATTGCTGCTTTTCACCTGCGCTGCCATCGCGTCGGACTGGACGCGGTTCAGGGGGCCGAACGGAACCGGAGTCGCTGAAGAGGGCCCGCTGCCCGTGGACTTCGGACCCGGGTCCAACGTGATCTGGGAGACGACTCTGCCTCCGGGCAAATCCTCGCCGATCCTGACGGACAGCAGAATCTTCCTGACGGCGCACCACGGGGACAATCTCCTCACCATCGCCCTCGACCGCTCGACCGGCCAGGAGGTCTGGCGCCGGGCCGCGCCCTCGAGAAGAGTCGAGCGGATGCACCGGCTGAACGACGAGGCGGCACCGACTCCGGTTACCGACGGGACCAACGTCTACGCTTTCTTCGGCGGGTACGGTCTCGTCGCCTACGGTCCGGACGGAACCGAACTCTGGACGCTGCCCATGGGGCCGTTCTCTAATTTTCACGGCATGGGGTCCTCCCCGATCCTGGTCGACGGGAAGCTGGTCCAAGTCTGTGACCAGGACCTCGATGCCTTTGTCATCGCAGTGGATCCGTCCGACGGCAAGATTCTCTGGAAGCAGGCGCGGCCCGACTTCGTGCACAGCTTCTCGACGCCCGTGGTCCGCGAACGGGGGCAGGGAAGGCCCGAGATCATCGTCCCGGGGTCTTACCGCATGACCGGCTACGCGACGGACGGCCGCGAACTGTGGCGGCTCGACGGCCTGACCTACCAGGTCAAATCCGTCCCCGTCGTCGCCGGGGACCGGCTCTACTTCAATGGGTGGGCTCCCGGGGGGGAGCCGGACGTTCGCTTGGAGTTGCCGCCGTTCGAGGAGATGGCAGACCGGTTCGACACGAACGGCGATTCGGAGCTGACCAAGCAGGAGATCCCCTCGGAATGGCTGCCCCGCGGTTGGGAGATGCACGACCGGAACAAGAACGGCACCATGGACGCACGGGACTGGGCGCACTACCGGGCCCGCCGGATCTCCGAGAACGGCTGCATGGCCATTCGCCTCGGCGGCCGGGGGAACGTGACCAAGTCTCACCTGCTCTGGCGTCATCAGAAGTCGCTGCCCGACGTCGCTTCACCGATTCTCTATCGCGGTGTGCTCTACCTCGTGCGTAACGGCGGCATCGTGACGGCATTGGATCCGGATAGCGGAAAGGTCCTCAAACAGGGCAGGCTGCAGGAAGCGCTGGACGGCTTCTACGCTTCTCCCGTCGCCGGGGACGGCAAGATCTACATGGTGAGCGACGCCGGGAAAGCCGTGGTGCTGGAGCCCGGGCGCGACTGGAAGGTGCTGCAGACCAACGACCTGAACGAGGACGTGTACGCGACACCGGCGATTACCGGCGGGCGTCTCTTCATTCGAACGCAGAGCCGACTCTATTGCTTCGGCGCGCGTGACGAGATTGCGAGGGGTGGGAGGGGGGACAGTCTTGTCCCCCATTCACCTCGTTCTGACCCCCGATGA